One part of the Lotus japonicus ecotype B-129 chromosome 2, LjGifu_v1.2 genome encodes these proteins:
- the LOC130736119 gene encoding uncharacterized protein LOC130736119 has translation MRGTVDPETFLFDPEIDRTFHYRLAQQRRALASAMAAETNAELEARLRAEFARTQEEQVQEAVRRIQQERELKEANRPLRDLNEPVMSYDYPGSIAPQNAEAQNFELRPTLINLISQHQYGGSATEDAHAHLERFIRNCSTTRLPNPELVRLQLFPFSLRDTTEEWLNSQPQGSITTWEDLAKKFIKKFFPRTLLRKLKNDILVFKQEDTENLHEALERFKKLLRKCPQHNLTLGAQVERFYDGLTDSARSNLEATASAEFDALSAQAGWDLINKMAESAVNSANDRQNRRGVLEIEAYDRMVASNKQLSQQMTAMQRQFQAAKISNVDSIHCGTCGGPHASEECGTDFDEEVKVLGNSQNNPYSNTHNPGWRNHPNFSWREQNNSNQGGNNQRQYSNQRFQSQNSRPQQTQDQESGSGKKILEEMMENFINKANTGFKNHEAPIKNLETQVGQMAKQMSERPPGMFPSDTVINPKENCSAITLRSGATLSEPKQKIVENNNVNDEFVGDIEPLGENKKKQKEKEEEKRKVELEKKFTKVHFPPFPTNIAKRRLEKQFSKFVSMFKKLRVELPFSEVLEKMPQYAKFMKEILSKKRRLSEENEIVELTEECSAILQRKLPPKRKDPGSFTLPVNFGASKQVKALCDLGSSVNLMPLSMFERLNVGELKPTMMMLQLADRSIVAPWGVVEDVLVRVGEFEFPVDFVIIDMDEDSKIPLILGRPFLATSQAKINVGKGTISLRVADEKISFNIFDLKPKPVEKNDVFLVKMMEEWSDEKLKQFFLKEKAGASNKKKKEDTQINQTEQVYSMNMIVNSEQKEEIDSKQKEEINSKQTEEKVKGGCFQWNPKRKKEEKSSIPLNSKLNDCVLALEVACKNLIKVCTQVKDPESAMHYGINPG, from the coding sequence ATGCGAGGTACAGTTGATCCAGAGACATTTCTTTTTGATCCAGAAATTGATCGCACCTTTCATTACCGGTTAGCACAACAAAGAAGAGCCCTTGCATCTGCAATGGCAGCTGAAACAAATGCTGAATTGGAAGCGCGACTTCGAGCGGAGTTCGCAAGGACTCAAGAGGAACAGGTGCAGGAAGCCGTGCGCCGAATCCAGCAAGAAAGAGAATTAAAGGAGGCCAACCGCCCCCTCAGGGATCTGAATGAGCCTGTCATGAGTTATGATTACCCAGGAAGTATAGCCCCTCAGAATGCCGAGGCTCAGAACTTTGAACTCAGACCTACACTCATCAACCTGATCAGTCAACATCAATATGGAGGATCTGCCACTGAAGATGCACATGCTCATCTAGAGCGGTTCATCAGAAACTGCAGTACTACACGTCTTCCCAACCCCGAGCTTGTTCGTTTGcaactttttcctttttcactAAGGGACACAACTGAGGAGTGGCTCAACTCCCAACCTCAAGGCAGCATAACAACTTGGGAAGATTTAGCTAAGAAATTCATTAAAAAGTTCTTCCCTCGTACCTTGCTGAGGAAGCTGAAGAACGACATCCTGGTTTTTAAACAGGAAGATACTGAGAATCTCCATGAAGCTCTAGAGAGGTTCAAGAAACTGTTAAGGAAGTGCCCTCAGCACAACCTCACATTGGGAGCACAGGTGGAGAGGTTTTATGACGGCTTGACTGATTCCGCCAGATCAAACTTGGAAGCAACAGCTAGTGCCGAATTTGATGCTCTTTCAGCTCAAGCAGGTTGGGACTTAATCAATAAAATGGCTGAAAGTGCAGTGAACTCTGCTAATGACCGCCAAAACAGAAGGGGTGTACTGGAAATAGAAGCGTATGATAGGATGGTTGCTTCAAACAAGCAATTATCTCAACAAATGACAGCTATGCAACGACAGTTCCAGGCAGCCAAGATATCTAATGTGGATAGTATCCATTGTGGAACATGCGGAGGTCCTCATGCCAGTGAAGAGTGCGGAACAGATTTTGACGAGGAAGTCAAGGTTTTGGGCAATTCCCAAAATAATCCTTATTCCAACACCCACAATCCGGGGTGGAGGAATCATCCTAACTTTTCCTGGAGGGAACAGAACAACTCCAATCAAGGAGGAAATAATCAGAGGCAATATTCAAATCAACGATTTCAGTCTCAGAATTCAAGACCTCAACAAACTCAGGATCAAGAAAGTGGCAGTGGAAAGAAAATCTTAGAAGAGATGATGGAGAATTTCATTAACAAAGCAAATACTGGTTTCAAAAATCATGAAGCTCCTATAAAAAATTTGGAGACTCAGGTGGGACAGATGGCCAAGCAAATGTCAGAAAGACCCCCAGGTATGTTTCCTTCAGATACTGTCATTAATCCTAAAGAAAATTGCTCTGCCATAACTCTTAGGAGTGGTGCTACCTTGAGTGAGCCTAAACAGAAAATTGTAGAAAACAATAATGTCAATGATGAGTTTGTAGGAGATATTGAACCTTTaggagaaaataagaaaaaacagaaagaaaaagaagaggaaaagagaAAAGTAGAATTAGAAAAAAAGTTTACCAAAGTCCATTTTCCCCCTTTCCCCACTAACATAGCAAAGAGAAGGTTGGAGAAACAATTCTCCAAGTTTGTATCTATGTTTAAAAAGTTGCGTGTAGAGCTCCCATTCTCTGAAGTTTTGGAAAAAATGCCTCAATATGCTAAATTCATGAAGGAGATACTCTCAAAGAAAAGGAGGTTGAGTGAAGAGAATGAGATCGTTGAGCTTACTGAGGAGTGTAGCGCTATTCTACAAAGGAAGCTTCCACCCAAACGAAAGGATCCAGGTAGTTTCACCCTACCTGTTAATTTTGGGGCTTCAAAGCAAGTGAAAGCCTTATGTGATTTAGGGTCAAGCGTCAACTTAATGCCTCTATCAATGTTTGAGCGACTTAATGTTGGAGAACTGAAGCCGACAATGATGATGCTTCAATTAGCGGATCGCTCCATAGTGGCTCCATGGGGAGTTGTTGAAGATGTGCTAGTAAGAGTAGGAGAGTTCGAATTCCCGGTGGACTTCGTGATAATTGATATGGATGAGGACTCTAAAATACCATTGATTCTGGGAAGACCGTTCCTAGCCACTTCACAAGCGAAGATAAATGTGGGGAAAGGAACAATATCTTTAAGGGTAGCTGATGAGAAGATCAGTTTCAACATATTTGACCTGAAGCCAAAACCAGTTGAGAAGAATGATGtatttttggtgaaaatgatggaagagTGGAGTGATGAGAAGCTGAAGCAGTTCTTCCTTAAAGAAAAAGCTGGAGCatcaaataagaagaaaaaagaggaCACACAGATAAATCAAACTGAACAAGTCTACTCAATGAACATGATTGTCAACTCTGAGCAGAAGGAGGAGATCGATTCCAAGCAGAAGGAGGAGATCAACTCAAAGCAAACGGAGGAGAAGGTAAAAGGTGGGTGCTTCCAATGGAATCCAAAGcgtaagaaagaagaaaaatcttcTATCCCTCTTAACTCTAAACTTAATGATTGTGTTTTAGCTCTTGAGGTTGCATGCAAAAATCTAATTAAGGTGTGTACTCAAGTGAAAGATCCCGAAAGTGCAATGCACTATGGGATAAACCCTGGATGA